A genomic region of Elaeis guineensis isolate ETL-2024a chromosome 9, EG11, whole genome shotgun sequence contains the following coding sequences:
- the LOC105052054 gene encoding protein MKS1 — translation MDPSDAPRPSPRRELQGPRPTPLKVRKDSYKIKKPPPGPSQPAAAALPPQHRNPVIIYTVSPKIIHTKPSDFMTLVQRLTGPDSSAGPSTDASLPSPSSYGGGALSPAARLATFEKSAQSSDGDRPRSSGVDVQEHFDVDVGGPFLDRPGSFPGILSPMPASLPPISPNFFSPISSFDTNSLSFLQELSPVFSGNKGFLDGGPSPNYYLSTPTVPSPGSCWDLLSQFQDF, via the coding sequence ATGGATCCCTCCGACGCGCCGAGGCCCTCGCCGCGCCGCGAGCTCCAAGGCCCGCGGCCCACTCCCCTCAAAGTCCGCAAAGATTCCTACAAGATCAAGAAGCCCCCGCCAGGCCCCTCCCAGCCGGCGGCCGCCGCGCTGCCGCCCCAACACCGCAATCCGGTCATCATCTACACCGTCTCGCCCAAGATCATCCACACCAAACCCAGCGACTTCATGACCCTCGTCCAACGCCTTACCGGGCCGGACTCCTCCGCCGGGCCATCCACCGATGCCTCCCTCCCGTCGCCGTCGTCCTACGGCGGCGGCGCGCTCTCCCCCGCCGCCCGCCTTGCCACCTTCGAGAAGTCGGCCCAGTCGTCGGACGGCGACCGGCCACGGAGCTCCGGCGTCGATGTCCAGGAGCACTTCGACGTGGACGTTGGTGGGCCGTTCTTGGACCGGCCCGGTTCCTTCCCGGGGATACTGTCACCGATGCCGGCGTCCCTCCCGCCGATATCGCCCAACTTCTTCTCGCCGATTTCGTCGTTCGACACGAATTCTTTGAGCTTCTTGCAAGAACTGAGCCCAGTGTTTTCAGGCAACAagggcttcttggatggcggtcccAGTCCCAACTACTACTTATCAACTCCCACCGTCCCTTCTCCAGGTTCCTGCTGGGATCTCCTCAGCCAGTTCCAAGATTTCTAG
- the LOC105052052 gene encoding PHD finger-containing protein 1-like codes for MATVCQKCGVTGYSEFLIHCSSCKIAAEHRYCLNKMPDSNVLQVIWSCEQCKARIHKLSSLSKLEHGSSMMLRKRKHSDICRNKYGHQGTPCAVRSPLSLSSQNKNFSGLDNRGRSGFNDSIRLPSSSNVARASKIDQACAGLLQKEIQNLVHSSSKSVRDDKSRSRTHRRRWIIDEDEVNDENCRCSSSKGIEGEKPERRFLIKDQDEALPSLENAQDIAIKSKIQISAADEALNKLQNGSLDASKSQATMQAETHDAERNISGHQTFIDHQIYGLVRPIIFCVWSGSFGICDDTYGPIKAHLSNKACEKVCVAAEKLPPVLQMAKLAKLEAWPRSFENSPPTGDNIALYFFPDSTRAKSMLGDLLRDVISKHLVLKVVFNEAELLIFPSIILPKVYHRFQGNYYLWGAFKRRQVSVHSVPASCCSGANDLSEREKKMQNSEHAEEISSHYEKSVVVLGNGNVSADGRRTYDSEPSGGKKNVEAVTNGKVAEEAEEEISSHYEKSAGVLGNGKVSADERRTDDSEPSGGKKNVEAVSNGKVAEEDQRTDDSESSGAKENVEAQKSSDVFQNKKQEEAKQKVDGFNLTKRKDQVEAYDESSSNITDNGSDNNLSNHLLIWGKKIPFSGKVVECPDDRTMGNWEHAKEVKEQLLHHESTENCLSLFPLRGEDMAIKSRLGGDSALDLDLGLGLSAGDGRGKGLSNRRFTGQYILG; via the exons ATG GCAACTGTTTGTCAAAAATGTGGTGTCACAGGTTactcagagtttttaattcactGCAGTAGTTGCAAGATCGCTGCTGAGCACCG ATATTGCCTGAACAAGATGCCAGACAGTAATGTACTACAAGTGATTTGGTCGTGTGAGCAGTGCAAAGCTAGGATTCATAAGTTATCTTCTCTTAGCAAGCTTGAACATGGCAGTAGCATGATGTTGAGGAAACGCAAACATAGTGATATTTGTAGAAACAAATACGGACATCAGGGGACCCCATGTGCTGTAAGATCCCCTTTAAGCTTGAGTTCGCAGAACAAAAATTTTAGTGGTTTGGATAATAGAGGAAGAAGTGGATTTAATGATTCCATCAGATTACCTTCCAGTTCCAATGTAGCAAGGGCGTCAAAAATTGACCAGGCATGTGCTGGTTTGCTGCAGAAGGAAATTCAGAACCTTGTGCATTCATCGAGCAAGTCTGTCAGGGATGACAAGTCAAGATCTAGAACACATAGACGGCGATGGATCATAGACGAGGATGAAGTAAATGATGAGAATTGTAGGTGTTCATCTAGCAAAGGTATCGAAGGCGAGAAGCCAGAAAGGAGATTCTTAATAAAGGACCAAGATGAAGCTTTGCCATCATTAGAAAATGCACAAGATATTGCTATCAAGTCAAAAATACAAATCAGTGCTGCTGATGAAGCTTTGAACAAGTTGCAGAATGGTTCTCTGGATGCATCCAAATCTCAAGCAACGATGCAGGCTGAAACTCATGATGCTGAAAGGAATATATCAGGCCACCAGACATTTATTGATCATCAAATTTATGGACTTGTACGGCCCATTATCTTCTGTGTTTGGAG TGGATCCTTTGGAATTTGCGATGACACATATGGTCCTATTAAAGCACATTTATCAAACAAAGCGTGTGAGAAAGTTTGCGTTGCTGCAGAAAAATTGCCACCTGTGCTTCAGATGGCAAAGTTGGCAAAGTTGGAGGCATGGCCAAGAAGTTTCGAAAATTCACCACCTACCGGTGACAACATTGCTCTATATTTTTTTCCAGACAGTACAAG GGCAAAATCAATGCTTGGTGATTTGCTGCGTGATGTCATTAGCAAGCATCTTGTGCTCAAAGTTGTATTTAATGAAGCTGAGCTTCTCATCTTCCCATCTATTATATTGCCAAAAGTTTACCATA GATTTCAAGGAAATTACTATTTGTGGGGGGCATTTAAGAGAAGGCAAGTTTCAGTCCATAGTGTACCAGCAAGTTGCTGCTCCGGGGCTAATGACCTctcagagagagaaaaaaaaatgcagAATTCTGAACATGCAGAAGAAATCAGTTCTCATTATGAAAAATCTGTTGTCGTCCTCGGAAATGGCAACGTTTCAGCAGATGGAAGAAGAACATATGACTCTGAACCTTCAGGAGGGAAGAAAAATGTGGAAGCTGTCACCAATGGCAAAGTTGCAGAAgaggcagaagaagagatcagttCTCATTATGAAAAATCTGCTGGCGTCCTCGGAAATGGCAAAGTTTCAGCAGACGAAAGAAGAACAGATGACTCTGAACCTTCAGGAGGGAAGAAAAATGTGGAAGCTGTCAGCAATGGCAAAGTAGCAGAAGAGGATCAAAGAACAGATGACTCTGAATCTTCAGGAGCGAAGGAAAAtgtggaagctcagaaatcatctgatgttttccaaaacaagaaacagGAGGAAgcgaagcaaaaggtggatggctTCAATCTTACAAAAAGGAAGGACCAGGTTGAAGCTTATGATGAGAGCTCATCCAACATTACAGATAATGGCAGTGATAACAACTTGTCTAACCACTTGCTGATTTGGGGGAAGAAGATTCCATTCAGTGGTAAAGTAGTCGAGTGTCCTGATGATCGAACGATGGGGAACTGGGAACATGCAAAAGAGGTGAAGGAACAGCTGTTACATCATGAGTCCACGGAGAACTGCTTATCATTGTTTCCACTGCGAGGGGAGGACATGGCCATCAAATCTAGACTGGGGGGAGACAGTGCGTTGGACCTTGACCTTGGACTTGGCTTGTCTGCAGGTGATGGGCGTGGCAAGGGCTTGTCCAATAGGAGATTCACCGGCCAATATATTCTTGGATAG